The following is a genomic window from Spirosoma foliorum.
AGAGGCTTTTCCGAACCAGCGGGGAGTGTCAAAGAGCGCTTATCTGAACGGACAAAAAGTCACGTATAATCTGATTGGCGATCAGGCTGTATTTGAAAGCGATATACTTCTACAGCCCGAAAGTTTGAAAGAACAATCTGACATGCAAACCGCAGGAACTGGTCGTTCCAAAACTTCGGCTTGGTGGCCTAACAAAATCGTTTATTATGCCATTGATCCATCCTTGCCCAATCAGACTCGCGTAACCGATGCCATTGCGCACTGGGAGGCCAATACACCGATTCGTTTCGTTCAACGTACAACGCAACGGGGCTATGTGATGTTTAAAACGGGTTCGGGCTGTTCGTCAAACGTTGGTTATTCGGGAGGGTTACAATATGTGAATCTGGCCAGCAGTTGCACAACCGGAAATACGATTCACGAAATTGGGCACACATTAGGCCTCTGGCACGAACAGTCGAGAGCCGACCGCGACAACTTTGTGACGATCAACACGGCCAATATAATCTCTGGGTACGAAACGGATTTCCAAACGTATATCCAGCGAGGCAGCGATGGTTTCGACTATGACTCTGGCCTGGATTTTGGCTCGATTATGCTCTATGGCTCGTACGATTTCTCTAAAAATGGTCAGCCAACCATGACGAAGAAAGACGGGTCAACATTTGTCGGACAGCGGAATGGGCTGTCACAAACAGATATAAACACCATATACTATATGTATGAGCCTGATATGGCCCTGAGCAAAAAAATAGATACTAAACAGCAATAAAAAAGCGTGTGGTGGATTTCAGAACCTGAAATCCACCACACGCTGTACTAAGATCTATCTAATTCGCCTGATTGTGATAGGCACACAAACGGGCACGTGATTTATGCACGGATCATCGTTATTACTGGGCAATAGCTCTACGCTAGCGGATACTTTACAACCATTTACGCCTGTTGCTGTCACTGTATAGTCACCAGGAACGCTGACCACTGGTTCAGATTCAGTACTGGTAAATCCATTCGGGCCAGACCATAGTAAGGTAGCACCGGGTGCCTCTGCATACAAGGTTGCCGTACAGTTTACGCAGGCCAGACCTGCGCCAGCAGCTGTCAGGTTAGTAGGTGCGGTTGTATCTGACGTCACATTGGTCGTAACTGTAGTCAACGTGCCGGGGCAATCTGGGCTGCTGATCGTAAGCGTATACGTGCCCGCAACCGATATGATTGGATTCTGTTGGGCGCTGGTAAAGCTACCGGGACCGGTCCAGGCATACGTAGCAACAGAGGCAGCTGAACCGTCGCCATAAAGCGCTTGCCCCTTCAGCGTAACTTGTTTCACGGCGCAGTTGAGTTCACCTCCTGTAGCCGAAGCGGATAACGATGGGGAAACCTTTATAACCATCGGACTCGATTGGCGGCAGGATGGGTTTTCGGGCGTGGGGTAAATAATGGCGTAGACATACTGCTGTGAAGGAGCAGCTGTGTTGTTCACTGTGCTGATTGCCGGATGATACAACACCGCCCGGCTGTTGGCATCGGGCAAAACCGTACCCAACACAACACCCCCACTTCCGTACATAGCTGTACCCGATTGTGGCGTCGTAAATAATACAAAACGAACTGAATCAACCCGGCTCAAATGACTTCCAAGGGCAGCGATGGAATCTACAGCGAGTCCGGCACATACCTCAATCGGATCTTTCTCAGCAGTTAGTTCGGGGCAAGAGTAAATCGACAAATCATTCGTAAAATCATTCTGACCAGCGTCTTTCGAGGTTACAGCAATAACAGCCGATCCACCAACTAACTGAGCATCTGAATCGCGCAGGTCTGGCTCTGTATAATTTGACCGATTAAGTGGTGAAATCGTATAGTAACGTTGCGGAACCGCAGCACCCTGTCTGGCTCCACGAGCCGCCACTCGGCCACCTGCCCCGGCCAAAGGTTTCGTTCCGTTTAAGGTTATATCCAACTTCGGCAACTGCAGGGTATCCATCCGAATCTCATATTTATGATTATACAGAAGCCCGGCGGGTACAGTTGTGTTATTAAAATAAAACTGCCCGCCATCATGGGTTGTCTGCGTGCCAACCAAAGCACCGCCATTTTCCATATCGTGCAGCGTCAGTACGATGCCGTCGATACCTGGCTCATACGCATCCTGAATCCCGTCACGGTTGTCATCGAACCAAACCCGGTTACCAATCTCTACAGTGGCGGGGTCACATAGCGCTTTACTATCACCAATCCCCGATGCTTTCCCAAACGAACCCGGCGAAAGAGTATATAAAACATAGTTACGATTCAGAGCGCCGTTTTTTGTGTTAAACACTTTTAGGCCGCCTGACTGGTACACATTTTCGATAGGGTCGAAAGCCGACGTGATCACTTCACTATAACCCGGAATAAACGATAAGGCTCCGTTTATTACCTCCGCGTGGCCAATATGGTCAATGAAGTACCAGTAATCTTTACCAAAAAATTCACCTCCGCCAGGACCTTCGTTGTTACCAACTCCACTGCCCGTCAGATTTCCTGATTTCCCATTGCTTTCGAGCGTAAAAGCTCCATTGGTATAAGAAGCCCGTAATAAATCGCCAGCAGTAAAGCCATCATATAAGCCATTTCCATTCGGATCATGGTTCTGAACACCAGCCATATGCCCGAAACGATCCAGAAAACCGATTAACATGGAGCCATCATCATCGAATTCCAGATCTATCACAATTGGCTGAGGATGCATCACAAACGTAGGGCTATCACCTAATCCACAAGGCGTTGGCCAGGCATCAGTCCAGGGCAACCAATGGTCATATTTCGCGCAGCTGTTTTCGGGATGTAAAGGATCGGTAGTCGCATCTGTCGGGCCACGCCGAAAATCAAGTGGAAAGGCTAGTACTTCTGTAAATACAGATGTCGATGGGTCGAATTGATAGATCGTTGCTTTAAGGTCACTTTGTAGCCCCGACGTTTCGGCAGAACACACTACGCCAACATAAATTTTACCGTGATAGACTTTAAGCGCCCACGGCCGAAAATCGCCGTTTGAACAACCCGGATCAGGAACCGACCACGATTTTACGGCAGTAGCCGACGTTGGCGCAACAGCTGGCGAATCGACAAACAAACTATATAACTTCCGATCTTTCAGGTTAATGAAATACAGTGTTTTGTCATCTTCAGACATGTCCATACCGCCAAAACTCATTCGCCCCGCTGCACTCATAGAGCCAGGATCGGTGCTGGCCTGCGTTTTATCACCAAATAAATTAGCAAGTGGATCGGCGTGCGGATCATCGCCAACATCAATACCAACCGAACTAACCGACATGAAGGTTGTGGTTGTACCGGATGCAATATCGGTTATGTATATACCACCAGGGCCGCCGGGTCCAAAACTTACATGCCGTTTAACAACAGACGCGCTAAAGACTTTTTTCGTCCGTCGCTGATAGGCCAGTGCCCATACTGCCCCTACTTCTCCGGCAGTTGCCAGGTGATTAGGCGGGAAATTAGTTGGGCCTGCTACCCCATACGCATTATATGAGAAACTTACCAATGCATCTGCCTTCGCCGATTGCTTATCCTCTGATACGGTATTTCCGTCTTTATCGGTTGTTATCTGCGTATTGCCATTCACATAACAAGGGGTAATTATGTTAACTCCCGTCCGTTGGCAATAATCTGCCGGATAATTGATGCCCAGATTGGCATTGACGGCGGGTGCCGTTATAAACTGCACACTCGTGCCGCTACCCGTCCCAAAAGGCCCGTTGTAGTCACCAGTTGGCAGGCCTGCAAATTCAACGCGCACGATCTTACCCGCTGGCGCGTCGGTACTGCTGAATGAATAGGAACCATCAGCAGCAGTTGTGGTCGAGATGGGTGTCTTGCTTAGGTCAACAAAAGCCAGAACAGTAACTCCGGCTACACCTACTTCAATGGGTAGTGTGTCGGAGCGAATTCCATTTAGGTCAAAGTCACGAAAAACAATGCCCTTTACCTGCGCATTAGCCGTTGTGATACAGGCAACAAGCACCCATAAAGCAACCAGCCATTTCCTGTAGGGATCAGCGGTGGATACATAAATTTGCTTCATAAATTGAGAATCTTCGTTGGAAAAAGGAATGTACTAAACGCTAGAGAGTTAATAAACTATTGATAGAAAACCAGTTACAATAAAAAATAACTAAATTTATTAAGGATACTTATTGTTCATTAGATCAAATAGCCAAGCATTTGCCAGACAAAACCCTTGCCAGACGGCTGGCGGTTTTCTACGTATATTTACCCTCCATACTGCTCAAATCTGTGGAAAACCAGTTAAACACGTTGTTTTCGTCATTCGAGAGCGAAGAAATAACTTTCTTCGCTGACCTAATTTTACCAATTCCGGTACCAAAATTGTTCACCTATAGAGTTCCTCGAGGAATGGCCGACACTCTCAAAATTGGTGCCAGAGTTATTGTACCGTTTGGTAAAAAAAATAGTCGGGTACTTACGGCGGTCGTGGCTAAACTGCATAATTCACCGCCTACGGCCTATCAGGCACGTTATATCAGCGAAGTGCTGGATGAATATCCGTTAGTTACAGGCTATCAACTGGAGCTGTTTAGGTGGATGGCGGAGTATT
Proteins encoded in this region:
- a CDS encoding M12 family metallopeptidase — translated: MKGTFSHLTHFAVAIALASCSQDPTATTLNTMTPVSKATRAEEAFPNQRGVSKSAYLNGQKVTYNLIGDQAVFESDILLQPESLKEQSDMQTAGTGRSKTSAWWPNKIVYYAIDPSLPNQTRVTDAIAHWEANTPIRFVQRTTQRGYVMFKTGSGCSSNVGYSGGLQYVNLASSCTTGNTIHEIGHTLGLWHEQSRADRDNFVTINTANIISGYETDFQTYIQRGSDGFDYDSGLDFGSIMLYGSYDFSKNGQPTMTKKDGSTFVGQRNGLSQTDINTIYYMYEPDMALSKKIDTKQQ
- a CDS encoding SdrD B-like domain-containing protein, with the translated sequence MKQIYVSTADPYRKWLVALWVLVACITTANAQVKGIVFRDFDLNGIRSDTLPIEVGVAGVTVLAFVDLSKTPISTTTAADGSYSFSSTDAPAGKIVRVEFAGLPTGDYNGPFGTGSGTSVQFITAPAVNANLGINYPADYCQRTGVNIITPCYVNGNTQITTDKDGNTVSEDKQSAKADALVSFSYNAYGVAGPTNFPPNHLATAGEVGAVWALAYQRRTKKVFSASVVKRHVSFGPGGPGGIYITDIASGTTTTFMSVSSVGIDVGDDPHADPLANLFGDKTQASTDPGSMSAAGRMSFGGMDMSEDDKTLYFINLKDRKLYSLFVDSPAVAPTSATAVKSWSVPDPGCSNGDFRPWALKVYHGKIYVGVVCSAETSGLQSDLKATIYQFDPSTSVFTEVLAFPLDFRRGPTDATTDPLHPENSCAKYDHWLPWTDAWPTPCGLGDSPTFVMHPQPIVIDLEFDDDGSMLIGFLDRFGHMAGVQNHDPNGNGLYDGFTAGDLLRASYTNGAFTLESNGKSGNLTGSGVGNNEGPGGGEFFGKDYWYFIDHIGHAEVINGALSFIPGYSEVITSAFDPIENVYQSGGLKVFNTKNGALNRNYVLYTLSPGSFGKASGIGDSKALCDPATVEIGNRVWFDDNRDGIQDAYEPGIDGIVLTLHDMENGGALVGTQTTHDGGQFYFNNTTVPAGLLYNHKYEIRMDTLQLPKLDITLNGTKPLAGAGGRVAARGARQGAAVPQRYYTISPLNRSNYTEPDLRDSDAQLVGGSAVIAVTSKDAGQNDFTNDLSIYSCPELTAEKDPIEVCAGLAVDSIAALGSHLSRVDSVRFVLFTTPQSGTAMYGSGGVVLGTVLPDANSRAVLYHPAISTVNNTAAPSQQYVYAIIYPTPENPSCRQSSPMVIKVSPSLSASATGGELNCAVKQVTLKGQALYGDGSAASVATYAWTGPGSFTSAQQNPIISVAGTYTLTISSPDCPGTLTTVTTNVTSDTTAPTNLTAAGAGLACVNCTATLYAEAPGATLLWSGPNGFTSTESEPVVSVPGDYTVTATGVNGCKVSASVELLPSNNDDPCINHVPVCVPITIRRIR